One Moorella sp. E308F genomic region harbors:
- a CDS encoding ATPase, giving the protein MEFMTLIEEMEKLIEKSPHIPLTGRVFLDGDLFLDYLDRLRTVLPEEVRQAQWIRQEKERLLEEARLKAQNLLAEAEKRAEMMAGENELVRKARAQASEIMARAQRLAEEMKAGALSYADGLLGQLEASLNQALTQVRQGRQELQAYPAGGSAGREVAATTPDKTEAQDRR; this is encoded by the coding sequence ATGGAGTTCATGACCCTGATTGAGGAAATGGAAAAATTGATCGAAAAGAGTCCCCATATTCCCCTGACAGGCAGGGTTTTTCTTGATGGTGACCTGTTCCTTGATTACCTGGACCGGTTGCGGACGGTATTACCCGAGGAAGTGCGCCAGGCCCAGTGGATACGCCAGGAGAAGGAGCGTTTACTGGAAGAAGCCCGCCTGAAGGCCCAGAACCTCCTGGCCGAAGCGGAGAAGCGGGCAGAAATGATGGCCGGGGAAAACGAGCTGGTCCGTAAAGCCAGGGCCCAGGCCAGCGAAATTATGGCCCGGGCTCAGCGCCTGGCGGAAGAAATGAAGGCTGGAGCTTTAAGTTATGCCGACGGCCTTTTGGGCCAGCTGGAGGCGAGCTTAAATCAGGCCCTGACCCAGGTGCGCCAGGGCCGCCAGGAACTCCAGGCCTATCCGGCCGGAGGAAGTGCGGGCCGGGAAGTGGCGGCAACAACGCCAGACAAGACAGAGGCTCAGGACCGCCGGTAA
- the ylbJ gene encoding sporulation integral membrane protein YlbJ yields MTPVRHQVLIITRGLGPLLTVVAVMVLALAIILFPQPVFQSALRGLKAWWEIVVPALLPFFIISQLFMGLGIVHFLGVLLEPVMRPLFNVPGSGAFIMAMGYTSGSPISAMLTAQLRQQGLVTRVEGERLICFTNNASPLFMLGAVAVGMLQSPALGPVLAGAHYGANFCLGILFRFYGRRQPASPPASYPLLALPRRAWQAMLQAQQRDGRPLGQLLGDAVSRSFQTLITIGGFIILFSVIIQVATILGLLEPLARILLYAGSPFGLSREASPALAAGLFEMTMGAKFASEAAIPITEQLVAISLIMGWAGLSILGQVAAMVSHTDLRLGPFIVARLLHGFLAAALVRLCQGPARPVLLLLAPEITMVPRAPWFTLWLHYTGFAFILMTVLFLLAGLALSARYFLYRRS; encoded by the coding sequence GTGACCCCCGTGCGCCACCAGGTACTTATCATTACCAGGGGACTGGGACCCCTCCTGACCGTCGTCGCCGTGATGGTCCTGGCCCTGGCCATTATCTTATTCCCCCAGCCGGTTTTTCAGTCAGCCCTGCGCGGCCTTAAGGCCTGGTGGGAAATTGTCGTTCCGGCTCTTCTCCCTTTCTTTATTATATCCCAGCTTTTCATGGGGCTGGGTATTGTCCATTTCCTCGGGGTACTCCTGGAACCGGTTATGCGGCCCCTTTTTAATGTACCGGGAAGCGGCGCCTTTATCATGGCTATGGGGTACACTTCCGGTTCCCCCATCAGTGCCATGCTTACAGCCCAGTTGCGCCAGCAGGGCCTGGTCACCAGGGTTGAAGGGGAAAGGTTAATTTGCTTTACCAACAATGCCAGCCCCCTCTTTATGCTGGGAGCCGTGGCCGTAGGCATGCTCCAAAGCCCGGCCCTGGGGCCAGTCCTGGCCGGCGCCCATTACGGGGCCAACTTCTGCCTGGGTATCCTGTTTCGCTTTTACGGCCGCCGGCAACCGGCCTCCCCGCCGGCAAGCTACCCCCTCCTGGCTTTACCCCGGCGGGCCTGGCAGGCCATGCTCCAGGCCCAGCAGAGGGACGGCCGGCCCCTGGGGCAGCTCCTGGGAGATGCCGTCAGCCGTTCCTTCCAGACCCTGATTACCATTGGCGGTTTTATTATCTTATTTAGCGTCATCATCCAGGTAGCCACCATCCTGGGTTTGCTGGAACCCCTGGCTAGAATCCTTCTTTATGCCGGCAGTCCGTTCGGTTTAAGCCGGGAGGCATCCCCGGCCCTGGCTGCCGGCCTCTTTGAAATGACCATGGGCGCTAAATTTGCCAGCGAAGCAGCCATCCCGATAACCGAGCAGCTGGTGGCCATCAGCCTTATTATGGGCTGGGCCGGGCTCTCTATACTCGGCCAGGTGGCGGCCATGGTCAGCCATACTGATCTACGCCTGGGTCCATTTATCGTTGCCCGCCTCCTTCACGGCTTTCTGGCTGCCGCGCTGGTCCGGCTCTGCCAGGGGCCGGCCCGGCCCGTCCTGCTCTTGCTGGCCCCGGAAATAACCATGGTCCCCAGGGCACCATGGTTTACATTGTGGTTACACTATACAGGATTTGCCTTTATCCTGATGACCGTCCTTTTTCTCCTGGCCGGGCTAGCGCTGAGCGCTCGCTACTTCCTTTACCGGCGGTCCTGA
- a CDS encoding acetate/propionate family kinase: protein MKILVLNCGSSSVKYQLFDMAHEAVLARGLVERIGIPGSVLTHRPAGKDKLVREAEIPDHKVAIRLCLEALTDPQYGVIKDYKEIGAVGHRIVHGGTFPHSVLVDASTKKAIGELEALAPLHNGPALRGIEACEAILPHTPQVAVFDTAFHQSMPPHAYTYSLPYELCQRHHIRRYGFHGTSHKYVALRAANLVNKPLAELKVITCHLGNGSSITAIKDGKSWDTSMGFTPLAGLTMGTRCGDIDPAIVTFLMEKEGFTPADMDRLMNRQSGVLGVSGVSSDFRDIEAAMAEGNERARLAWDIFVHTAKKYIGAYAAVLNGLDVLVFTAGLGENSPAVREAICRDMDYLGIKIDPEENQVRGQEREITAPGARVRTFVIPTNEELMIARETMALVQAG from the coding sequence ATGAAGATTTTAGTTTTAAACTGTGGTAGTTCTTCAGTTAAATACCAGCTTTTTGATATGGCCCATGAGGCGGTCCTGGCTCGGGGGCTGGTGGAAAGAATTGGTATTCCTGGTTCAGTCCTGACCCACCGCCCGGCCGGCAAAGATAAACTGGTGCGCGAAGCAGAGATTCCTGATCACAAGGTGGCCATACGCCTTTGCTTGGAAGCTTTAACCGATCCTCAATATGGCGTCATAAAGGATTATAAGGAAATAGGGGCAGTGGGGCACCGGATTGTTCATGGTGGTACCTTTCCCCATTCCGTCCTGGTTGATGCTTCCACGAAAAAAGCCATTGGCGAATTAGAAGCGCTGGCTCCATTACATAATGGTCCAGCCCTCCGGGGGATTGAAGCCTGTGAAGCTATCCTGCCTCATACTCCTCAGGTAGCCGTCTTTGATACGGCCTTTCATCAAAGCATGCCACCTCATGCATATACCTACAGCCTTCCTTATGAACTCTGCCAGCGCCATCATATCCGGCGCTATGGATTTCATGGTACCTCCCATAAATACGTGGCTTTGCGGGCAGCCAATCTCGTTAACAAACCTCTGGCAGAACTAAAAGTAATTACCTGCCACCTAGGTAATGGCTCTAGTATTACCGCTATCAAAGATGGCAAATCGTGGGATACCAGTATGGGCTTTACTCCCCTGGCGGGCCTAACCATGGGTACCCGCTGCGGCGATATTGACCCGGCCATTGTTACCTTCCTCATGGAAAAGGAAGGTTTTACGCCGGCTGATATGGACCGCCTCATGAACCGCCAGTCAGGTGTGCTGGGCGTTTCCGGGGTGAGCAGCGATTTCCGGGATATTGAAGCCGCCATGGCCGAGGGCAATGAGCGTGCTCGCCTGGCGTGGGATATCTTTGTCCATACCGCGAAAAAATACATTGGTGCCTATGCGGCTGTTTTAAACGGCCTTGATGTCCTGGTGTTTACGGCCGGGTTGGGAGAAAATTCTCCTGCGGTCCGGGAAGCCATCTGCCGGGATATGGATTACCTGGGGATCAAGATCGATCCCGAAGAAAACCAGGTTCGGGGCCAGGAAAGGGAAATTACCGCCCCCGGGGCCAGGGTACGCACCTTTGTTATTCCCACCAACGAAGAATTAATGATCGCCCGAGAAACCATGGCCCTTGTCCAGGCCGGTTGA
- a CDS encoding YceD family protein — MNVVKIGVSDLKARPGGELEFKAQEKWSYLATATGNIPIVAPVRVGGTVTNTGKILLVKGQVATTLELTCDRCLEKYRYPVVAALEEEYAGAAAVQTVAGEEGEPIEVRPLEGDFIDLKPAIEEALILALPMKWLCRESCRGLCPHCGQNLNEGQCQCDTRPVDPRLAVLGELLRKREGEN; from the coding sequence GTGAATGTGGTGAAAATTGGCGTTAGCGATTTAAAAGCCAGGCCGGGCGGCGAACTCGAATTTAAAGCCCAGGAAAAGTGGTCCTATTTAGCTACAGCTACCGGCAACATACCTATCGTAGCACCGGTACGTGTGGGCGGTACGGTTACCAATACCGGGAAGATCCTGCTTGTTAAAGGACAGGTAGCCACCACCCTGGAATTAACCTGTGATCGCTGCCTGGAGAAGTACAGGTATCCCGTAGTGGCAGCCCTGGAAGAAGAATATGCCGGGGCGGCCGCAGTTCAAACCGTGGCTGGAGAAGAAGGGGAGCCTATTGAAGTGCGGCCCCTGGAAGGAGATTTTATCGACTTAAAGCCGGCGATAGAAGAAGCCCTTATCCTGGCGCTGCCCATGAAATGGCTTTGCCGGGAAAGCTGCCGGGGCCTGTGTCCCCATTGCGGCCAGAATTTAAATGAGGGACAGTGCCAGTGCGATACCCGGCCAGTAGACCCGCGCCTGGCTGTATTAGGAGAATTGCTACGCAAAAGGGAAGGAGAGAACTAG
- the rpmF gene encoding 50S ribosomal protein L32, with protein sequence MGVPKRRVSKARKNKRRSIWSQMTPPSLVECPQCHQLKLNHRVCPRCGYYKGREVIKVAEQ encoded by the coding sequence TTGGGAGTACCGAAAAGAAGAGTTTCCAAGGCCCGGAAAAATAAACGCCGCTCCATCTGGAGCCAGATGACCCCTCCCTCCTTGGTGGAATGTCCCCAGTGCCACCAGTTAAAGCTCAACCACCGGGTCTGCCCCAGGTGTGGTTACTACAAGGGGCGGGAAGTTATCAAAGTAGCAGAGCAATAA
- the fapR gene encoding transcription factor FapR, protein MRRKGNKEERQEALRRYLRNNPFATDEELAEKFKVSIPTIRLDRLALGIPEVRERIMAMAREARSRMRGVTAEELVGDLVELQPGIMGISILEVTPQMLVQPAGVARGHYLFAQAHSLALATVGAEVVLTSSARVRYRRPVYAGERVIARAMVKVKKDSTCLVSVHSRVNGEIVFKGQFIIITPENIKGSQREAPTI, encoded by the coding sequence GTGCGCCGGAAAGGCAACAAGGAAGAGCGCCAGGAGGCCCTGCGCCGCTACCTGCGCAACAACCCTTTCGCCACCGATGAAGAGCTGGCGGAAAAATTTAAAGTCAGCATACCCACCATACGCCTTGACCGCCTGGCCCTGGGGATCCCCGAGGTCCGGGAGCGCATCATGGCCATGGCCCGGGAAGCCAGGTCGCGGATGCGGGGAGTGACGGCGGAAGAGCTGGTGGGTGATCTGGTGGAACTGCAACCGGGAATAATGGGCATTTCTATCCTGGAGGTCACCCCCCAGATGCTGGTTCAGCCGGCCGGCGTTGCCCGCGGCCATTATCTTTTTGCCCAGGCCCATTCCCTGGCCCTGGCGACGGTTGGCGCCGAGGTCGTCCTTACCAGCAGCGCCAGGGTGCGCTACCGGCGGCCGGTATATGCCGGCGAGAGGGTTATTGCCAGGGCCATGGTCAAGGTTAAAAAGGATTCAACCTGCCTGGTATCAGTTCATTCCCGGGTTAATGGGGAGATTGTCTTTAAAGGCCAGTTTATAATTATAACTCCGGAGAATATAAAAGGAAGCCAGCGTGAGGCGC